The following are encoded in a window of Panicum virgatum strain AP13 chromosome 5N, P.virgatum_v5, whole genome shotgun sequence genomic DNA:
- the LOC120676188 gene encoding receptor-like serine/threonine-protein kinase SD1-8, translated as MRRPRTLSSLLLLLLAAAAAAFTPSASTDTIYRNTTLTGNQTIVSAGGVYALGFFSPDGAGGRTYLGIWYASIPGPTTVVWVANRQSPVLSSPAALQLTAAGRLVILDGSNGTVWSSAAPTAGNVTARAAAQLLDSGNLVLSADGSGSDRSVEWQSFDYPTDTLLPGMKLGVDARAGITRNITAWRSPSDPSPGDVTFKLVTGGLPQFFLLRGAKRVYTSGPWNGEILTGVPYLKAQAFTFMVVYSADETYYSYFIRDPSLLSRLVVDGAATQLKRFSLNNGAWSSFWYYPTDQCDLYAKCGPFGYCDPDRSPVCSCLPGFAPRSPEQWGQRDWSGGCVRSTDLSCDGGGGGDGFWVVNRMKLPQATDATVYAGMTLDQCRQACLGNCSCGAYAAANNSGGVGVGCVLWTVDLLDMRQYPIVVQDVYIRLAQSDIDAPKAAADNYQRSHKGKLIIIVVATVSGVLLLLAAVGCCCFWMNKGRKKRDSDGMASVQQSTTGDFALPYRQPRSHPSLSPARGQQQPDEASGEMGHAYAGKDVDIPLFDLEVILVATDNFAEHKKIGAGGFGPVYMGVLEDGQQVAVKRLSQGSTQGAREFMNEVKLIAKLQHRNLVRLLGCCIDSDERMLVYEYMHNQSLDTFIFDDAKRGLLAWQKRFDIIVGIARGLQYLHEDSRFRIIHRDLKASNVLLDRNMVPKISDFGIARMFGGDQTTAYTRKVIGTYGYMSPEYAMDGLISTKSDVFSFGVLVLEIITGKRNRGSYEPELDVNLLGYAWMLWREGRSSELLDEALGGSFHHSRVLRCIQVALLCVEAQPRNRPLMSSVVTMLASENTVLPEPVEPGVNPGMSTSSDTESSRTRSATANYVTVTRLEPR; from the exons ATGAGGCGGCCACGCACGCTCTCttctctgctcctcctcctcctcgccgccgccgccgccgccttcacccCGTCGGCATCCACCGACACCATCTACCGGAACACGACCCTCACTGGCAACCAGACGATCGTCTCGGCCGGCGGCGTCTACGCGCTCGGCTTCTTCAGCccggacggcgccggcggcaggacGTACCTCGGCATCTGGTACGCCAGCATCCCGGGCCCGACGACCGTCGTGTGGGTCGCCAACCGCCAGAGCCCGGTGCTCAGCTCCCCGGCCGCCCTCcagctcaccgccgccggccggctcgTCATCCTCGACGGCAGCAACGGCACCGTGTGGTCCTCCGCGGCGCCCACCGCCGGGAACgtcaccgcgcgcgccgccgcgcagctccTCGACAGCGGCAACCTCGTCCTGAGCGCCGACGGGAGCGGCTCCGACCGCAGCGTGGAGTGGCAGAGCTTCGACTACCCGACGGACACGCTGCTCCCGGGGATGAAGCTCGGGGTGGACGCCAGGGCCGGTATCACCCGGAACATCACGGCGTGGCGCAGCCCGTCCGACCCGTCGCCGGGCGACGTCACGTTCAAGCTCGTCACCGGCGGGCTCCCGcagttcttcctcctccggggcgCGAAGCGGGTCTACACGAGCGGGCCGTGGAACGGCGAGATCCTCACTGGCGTGCCGTACCTCAAGGCGCAGGCCTTCACCTTCATGGTCGTGTACAGCGCCGACGAGACGTACTACAGCTACTTCATCCGCGACCCGTCGCTGCTGTCGCGGCTCGTCGTCGACGGCGCGGCGACGCAGTTGAAGCGCTTCTCCCTCAACAACGGCGCGTGGAGCAGCTTCTGGTACTACCCGACGGACCAGTGCGACTTGTACGCCAAGTGCGGGCCGTTCGGGTACTGCGACCCCGACCGTTCCCCGGTCTGCAGCTGCCTCCCGGGGTTCGCGCCGCGGTCGCCGGAGCAGTGGGGCCAGCGGGACTGGTCGGGCGGGTGCGTCCGGAGCACCGACCTgagctgcgacggcggcggcggcggcgacgggttcTGGGTGGTGAACCGGATGAAGCTACCGCAGGCCACGGACGCGACGGTGTACGCCGGCATGACGCTGGACCAGTGCCGGCAGGCGTGCCTCGGCAACTGCAGCTGCGGCGCGTACGCCGCCGCCAACAACAGCGGCGGGGTCGGCGTCGGGTGCGTCCTCTGGACCGTCGACCTGCTGGACATGCGGCAGTACCCGATTGTCGTGCAGGATGTGTACATACGGCTCGCCCAGTCCGACATCGACGCCCCCAAGGCCGCCGCAG ATAACTACCAGCGCTCACACAAGGGCAAGCtgatcatcatcgtcgtcgcgACCGTTTCCGGTGTACTTCTCCTGCTGGCAGCGGTTGGCTGCTGCTGTTTCTGGATGAACAAGGGGAGGAAGAAGCGTGACAGCGACGGCATGGCGTCAGTGCAGCAGAGCACTACCGGAGATTTTGCGCTTCCGTACAGGCAGCCCAGGAGCCATCCTTCGCTGAGCCCGGCACGGGGTCAGCAGCAGCCTGACGAGGCGTCGGGCGAAATGGGACACGCGTACGCCGGCAAAGATGTGGACATTCCATTGTTCGATCTGGAGGTGATCCTGGTCGCCACGGACAACTTCGCGGAGCACAAGAAGATTGGAGCAGGCGGATTTGGCCCTGTTTACATG GGAGTCCTTGAGGATGGGCAGCAGGTAGCTGTGAAGAGGCTGAGCCAGGGATCCACGCAGGGGGCGCGGGAGTTCATGAACGAGGTGAAGCTGATCGCCAAGCTGCAGCACAGGAACCTCGTGAGGCTGCTCGGCTGCTGCATCGACAGCGACGAGAGGATGCTCGTGTACGAGTACATGCACAACCAGAGCCTCgacaccttcatcttcg ATGACGCGAAGCGCGGGTTGCTGGCATGGCAGAAGCGGTTCGACATCATCGTGGGGATTGCACGGGGCCTGCAGTACCTGCACGAGGATTCGAGGTTCAGGATCATCCACAGGGACCTCAAGGCTAGCAACGTGTTGCTGGACAGAAACATGGTCCCCAAAATCTCAGACTTTGGGATCGCCAGGATGTTTGGAGGTGACCAGACCACTGCGTACACCCGAAAGGTCATCGGAACATA TGGCTACATGTCTCCGGAATATGCGATGGACGGCCTCATCTCGACAAAATCCGACGTCTTCAGCTTCGGCGTGCTGGTGCTGGAGATCATCACCGGCAAGAGGAACCGTGGCTCCTACGAACCGGAGCTTGATGTCAACCTCCTAGGATAC GCATGGATGCTGTGGCGAGAAGGGAGGAGCTCGGAGCTGCTGGACGAAGCCCTGGGCGGCAGCTTCCACCACAGCAGGGTGCTGCGGTGCATCCAGGTCGCGCTCCTGTGCGTCGAAGCGCAGCCGAGGAACCGGCCCCTGATGTCGTCGGTGGTGACGATGCTGGCGAGCGAGAACACCGTGCTCCCGGAGCCTGTCGAGCCCGGAGTGAACCCCGGGATGAGCACGTCGTCGGACACGGAGTCGTCCCGGACCCGGAGCGCCACCGCGAACTACGTGACGGTGACCAGACTAGAGCCGAGGTAG
- the LOC120676187 gene encoding receptor-like serine/threonine-protein kinase SD1-8: protein MRAGALCLVLLAAFLPLSASTDSIGLAASIAGNQTLVSPGGVFQLGFFSPPDGGAGRRYLGIWYYSIREPRPTVVWVANRQTPLVGSPGVFRLSADGRLVVLDAQNGTVVWSSAAPTRNVTAGATARLRDDGNFVLSSDGSGSDQSVAWQSYDYPTDTLLPGMKLGVDLRAGITRNITSWSSPADPSPGAYTFRLVLGGLPQFFLLRGAAKIYTSGPWNGEILTGVPYLKSNNFTFQVVSGPDETYYSYSVGASSLLSRLVVDGTAGQVQRFVWVNGSWSSFWYYPTDPCDNYAKCGPFGYCDTAQQTTQCSCLPGFQPRSPQQWNLRDGTGGCVRTTNLSCGGNGSSDGFWVVSRMKLPEATNATVYADMTLERCRQVCLGNCSCRAYAAANVSGGVSRGCVIWAVDLLDMRQYTTFVEDVHIRLARSEIDALNAAAAAAAANGRGRPSKRVVTAVVATVASVLLLLAVGCCVWRKRRKRQGETDSSAPAGAEDVLPFSARKHPALEEDWKCAKKDVDLPLFDLEVILAATDNFALDNKIGEGGFGPVYMGKLEDGQEVAVKRLSRRSMQGVVEFKNEVKLIAKLQHRNLVRLLGCCIDEDERMLLYEYMHNQSLDTFIFDEGKRRLLRWQQRFDIILGIARGLQYLHEDSRFRIIHRDLKASNVLLDRNMVPKISDFGIARMFGGDQTTEYTKKVIGTYGYMSPEYAMDGVFSMKSDIYSFGVMVLEIITGKRNRGFYEVELDLNLLRYAWMLWKEGRSVDLLDELMDGSFNYGEVLRCVQVALLCVEVQPRNRPLMSSVVMMLASENATVPEPNEPGVNIGKSTSDTESSQGLTANNVTITAIDAR from the exons ATGAGGGCGGGCGCGCtctgcctcgtcctcctcgccgcgtTCCTCCCGCTTTCCGCGTCCACCGACTCCATCGGCCTGGCCGCGTCCATCGCCGGCAACCAGACGCTCGTCTCGCCCGGGGGAGTCTTCCAGCTCGGCTTCTTCAGCCCcccggacggcggcgccggcaggaGGTACCTCGGCATTTGGTACTACAGCATCCGGGAGCCGAGGCCGACCGTCGTGTGGGTCGCCAACCGCCAGACCCCGCTCGTGGGCTCCCCGGGCGTATTCCGCCTCTCCGCCGACGgccgcctcgtcgtcctcgacgCCCAGAACGGCACCGTCGTCTGGTCCTCCGCGGCGCCCACCAGGAACGTgaccgccggcgccaccgcgcgGCTCCGGGACGACGGTAACTTCGTCCTCAGCTCGGACGGCAGCGGCTCCGACCAGAGCGTGGCGTGGCAGAGCTACGACTACCCGACGGACACGCTGCTCCCGGGCATGAAGCTCGGGGTGGACCTGAGGGCCGGCATCACCCGGAACATCACGTCGTGGAGCAGCCCCGCCGACCCTTCCCCCGGCGCCTACACGTTCCGGCTGGTCCTCGGCGGCCTGCCGcagttcttcctcctccggggcgCCGCCAAGATCTACACGAGCGGGCCGTGGAACGGCGAGATCCTCACCGGCGTGCCGTACCTCAAGTCCAACAACTTCACCTTCCAGGTCGTGTCGGGCCCCGACGAGACGTACTACAGCTACTCCGTCGGCGCGTCCTCGCTGCTCTCGCGGCTCGTCGTGGACGGCACGGCGGGGCAGGTGCAGCGGTTCGTGTGGGTCAACGGCAGCTGGAGCAGCTTCTGGTACTACCCGACCGACCCCTGCGACAACTACGCCAAGTGCGGGCCGTTCGGGTACTGCGACACCGCCCAGCAGACCACCCAGTGCAGCTGCCTGCCGGGGTTCCAGCCGCGGTCGCCGCAGCAGTGGAACCTCCGGGACGGCACCGGCGGCTGCGTTAGGACCACCAACCTGAGCTGCGGCGGCAACGGGAGCAGCGACGGGTTCTGGGTGGTGAGCCGGATGAAGCTGCCGGAGGCCACGAACGCGACGGTGTACGCCGACATGACGCTGGAGCGGTGCCGGCAGGTGTGCCTGGGCAACTGCAGCTGCCGGGCGTACGCCGCGGCGAACGTCAGCGGGGGAGTCAGCCGCGGGTGCGTCATCTGGGCCGTCGATCTGCTGGACATGCGGCAGTACACGACGTTCGTGGAGGACGTGCACATACGGCTCGCGCGGTCGGAGATAGACGCcctcaacgccgccgccgccgccgccgcag CAAACGGCCGGGGCCGTCCCAGCAAGCGCGTGGTGACCGCGGTCGTCGCGACCGTCGCCAGCGTGCTCCTCCTACTGGCGGTCGGCTGCTGCGtctggaggaagaggaggaaacGTCAGGGCGAGACGGATTCGTCGGCGCCGGCCGGTGCAGAGGATGTGCTCCCGTTCAGTGCCAGGAAACACCCCGCGCTGGAGGAGGACTGGAAATGCGCCAAGAAAGACGTCGACCTCCCGTTGTTTGACCTGGAGGTGATCCTGGCCGCCACCGACAACTTTGCTCTGGACAACAAGATTGGCGAGGGCGGATTCGGCCCTGTTTACATG GGGAAGCTCGAGGACGGGCAAGAAGTAGCCGTGAAGAGGCTGTCCCGGAGATCGATGCAAGGGGTGGTGGAGTTCAAGAACGAGGTGAAGCTGATCGCCAAGCTCCAGCACAGGAACCTCGTCAGGCTGCTCGGCTGCTGCATCGACGAGGACGAGAGGATGCTCCTGTACGAGTACATGCACAACCAGAGCCTCGACACCTTCATATTTG ATGAAGGGAAGCGGAGGTTGCTGAGGTGGCAGCAACGCTTTGACATCATCCTGGGGATCGCGCGGGGTCTGCAGTATCTGCACGAGGATTCGAGGTTCAGGATCATCCATAGGGACCTGAAGGCTAGCAACGTGCTGCTGGACAGAAACATGGTCCCCAAAATCTCAGACTTTGGTATTGCAAGAATGTTTGGAGGTGATCAGACCACTGAATATACCAAAAAAGTCATCGGGACATA TGGTTACATGTCTCCAGAATATGCGATGGATGGCGTGTTCTCCATGAAGTCAGACATCTACAGCTTCGGCGTGATGGTCCTAGAGATCATCACTGGCAAGAGGAACCGAGGCTTCTACGAAGTCGAGCTTGATCTGAACCTCCTCAGATAC GCATGGATGCTGTGGAAGGAAGGCCGGAGCGTTGATTTGCTGGACGAGTTGATGGACGGCAGCTTCAACTACGGCGAGGTGCTTCGGTGCGTCCAGGTGGCCCTCCTGTGCGTGGAAGTGCAGCCCAGGAACAGGCCCCTGATGTCGTCGGTGGTCATGATGCTGGCCAGCGAGAACGCGACGGTGCCGGAGCCCAACGAGCCCGGGGTGAACATCGGGAAGAGCACGTCGGACACGGAGTCGTCTCAGGGCCTCACCGCGAACAATGTCACGATAACTGCGATAGATGCTAGGTAG